One window of Thermodesulfobacteriota bacterium genomic DNA carries:
- a CDS encoding TRL domain-containing protein: MRKLMVAAACIFLAVTLMSCATYPIPITATGNPMGPKVGKASDNIYFGFFGDASDASIPNAARAGNITKISTVDVQVENFLNIVQTVTCVVTGE; this comes from the coding sequence ATGAGAAAACTGATGGTCGCCGCGGCTTGTATCTTTCTGGCGGTAACGCTGATGTCCTGCGCCACTTACCCCATTCCCATCACGGCCACGGGCAACCCCATGGGGCCCAAGGTGGGCAAGGCTTCCGACAATATTTACTTCGGCTTTTTCGGGGATGCCTCGGACGCCAGCATTCCCAATGCCGCCAGAGCCGGCAATATCACCAAAATCTCGACGGTCGACGTTCAGGTCGAAAACTTCCTGAACATCGTCCAGACGGTTACCTGCGTTGTAACCGGAGAATAA
- a CDS encoding PAS domain S-box protein, producing the protein MPERPVYEEIESIVRKHDRLKKSLQRIFDTSPDLIGFADLQGYFKQINGSFEKILGYSPEEFCSKPFLHFVHEDDREKTAEALASASTGAKLIEIENRYRCKNGECKWIDWKVWDTEAGGQYIAVGRDITDRKQLEELLRNRTEILNTILDNIPAMIVVIDQHRAPQFINRCFQNTLCCQPDMARGVDIWAELYPDPEEFQRAIDFIDSSSGDWEEFTTRALDGRMLDLLCASISLRDGTKIGIGIDLTEKKRLKKALTASEQRYAAIAAAAQDCIFIKNENRQYAFLNPAAIKLFGRKQEALLGKTPEQLYGPRYAAVINAVDDRTFQGETVNEIRPLSIDGREHILHTIQFPLERKDGKVISISGIVRDITDNVRQRERKEEIEAQQLQIQKLESLGTLAGGIAHDFNNMLGVILGNASYGQSLLTKEDPLVDILSSIQTGASQARLLTQQLLTFARGGAPIKQSTDLNRLIEESARFVTRGSKCGCAFELSTDLWPGDVDPGQVNQAIGNLVINACQAMPEGGTVTITTANAIIKDDTALPLSPGRYVKIVVEDQGMGIAPEDLPRIFDPYFSTKEKGTGLGLATTFSIIKRHGGHITVRSALQNGTAFTLFLAACSEKHAQTEEKQTKHQGRGKVLVMDDHNQILIMAGIMLGEMGYEAFSATDGLQAVEMVRQGLQSGAPYDLIILDLTVPGGMGGAEAMREILKIDPGIKAIVSSGYSNDPVMADYKAHGFQGILPKPYTRDQLAGVLNSVFGRDGQP; encoded by the coding sequence GTGCCCGAAAGACCGGTTTACGAAGAGATTGAGTCGATCGTCCGGAAACATGACCGCCTGAAAAAGAGCCTTCAGCGGATTTTCGATACCTCTCCGGATCTGATCGGCTTTGCCGATCTGCAGGGATACTTTAAACAAATCAACGGCTCCTTTGAAAAAATTCTCGGATACAGTCCGGAAGAATTCTGCAGCAAGCCTTTCCTCCATTTTGTGCACGAGGATGATCGCGAGAAGACCGCTGAAGCGCTGGCCAGCGCCTCGACCGGCGCCAAACTGATTGAAATCGAAAACCGCTATCGCTGTAAAAACGGGGAATGCAAATGGATCGACTGGAAGGTCTGGGATACGGAAGCTGGCGGCCAGTACATCGCGGTGGGAAGGGACATCACCGATCGCAAACAGCTGGAAGAGTTGCTGCGGAACCGGACCGAAATACTCAACACCATTCTTGACAATATTCCCGCCATGATCGTTGTGATCGACCAGCATCGGGCCCCCCAGTTTATCAATCGCTGTTTTCAGAATACCCTTTGCTGTCAGCCGGACATGGCCCGGGGCGTCGATATTTGGGCAGAGCTTTATCCGGACCCTGAGGAATTCCAACGGGCAATTGATTTTATTGATTCCTCCAGCGGCGACTGGGAAGAGTTTACAACCCGGGCCCTGGATGGTCGAATGCTTGATTTGCTGTGCGCCAGCATTTCATTGAGGGACGGAACAAAAATAGGCATCGGGATCGACCTGACCGAAAAAAAACGGTTGAAAAAAGCGCTGACGGCCAGCGAACAGCGTTATGCGGCCATTGCCGCGGCGGCCCAGGACTGCATCTTCATCAAAAATGAAAACAGGCAGTATGCCTTCCTGAATCCGGCCGCTATCAAGCTGTTCGGACGGAAACAGGAGGCTTTGCTCGGGAAAACGCCGGAACAACTTTATGGACCCCGATACGCGGCGGTGATCAATGCGGTAGACGACAGAACCTTCCAAGGAGAGACGGTCAACGAAATCAGGCCCCTGTCGATCGACGGCAGGGAACACATTCTTCATACCATTCAATTTCCCCTGGAACGAAAGGACGGAAAGGTCATCAGCATCAGCGGCATTGTCCGTGATATTACCGATAACGTCAGGCAGCGGGAACGCAAGGAAGAGATAGAAGCCCAGCAGCTCCAGATCCAGAAACTGGAATCCCTGGGGACCCTGGCCGGCGGTATCGCCCACGATTTTAACAACATGCTGGGGGTAATTCTCGGCAATGCCTCCTATGGCCAGTCTCTGCTTACAAAAGAAGACCCTCTGGTTGATATCCTGTCCAGTATTCAGACCGGCGCATCTCAAGCCCGGCTCCTGACCCAACAGCTCCTGACCTTTGCCAGAGGCGGCGCGCCCATCAAACAGTCAACCGACCTGAACCGGCTCATCGAAGAATCCGCCCGGTTTGTAACCCGCGGCTCCAAATGCGGATGCGCGTTCGAATTATCAACCGATCTGTGGCCGGGAGACGTTGACCCGGGCCAGGTCAATCAGGCCATCGGCAACCTCGTCATCAACGCCTGCCAGGCCATGCCCGAGGGAGGCACCGTTACCATAACGACGGCAAACGCGATCATTAAAGACGACACCGCCCTGCCCTTATCTCCCGGGCGCTATGTGAAAATAGTCGTCGAGGATCAGGGAATGGGCATTGCTCCGGAAGACCTGCCCCGAATTTTTGATCCCTATTTTTCGACCAAGGAAAAAGGAACCGGTCTGGGACTGGCCACCACTTTTTCAATCATTAAACGGCACGGCGGCCATATCACCGTCCGCTCGGCGCTTCAAAACGGCACGGCGTTTACCCTTTTCCTGGCGGCTTGTTCCGAAAAACACGCACAGACGGAAGAAAAACAGACAAAGCATCAGGGCCGCGGTAAGGTACTGGTCATGGATGATCACAACCAGATTCTGATCATGGCGGGCATTATGCTCGGCGAGATGGGATATGAGGCCTTTTCAGCCACGGATGGTCTTCAGGCGGTGGAGATGGTTCGGCAAGGCCTTCAGTCAGGAGCGCCCTATGACCTGATCATCCTCGACCTGACCGTTCCAGGAGGCATGGGCGGGGCAGAAGCCATGCGGGAGATCCTGAAGATCGATCCCGGGATCAAGGCCATCGTCTCCAGCGGATATTCCAATGATCCGGTCATGGCTGATTACAAAGCCCATGGTTTCCAGGGTATTCTGCCCAAGCCCTACACCCGGGACCAGCTGGCAGGGGTGCTGAACAGCGTTTTCGGCCGGGATGGACAGCCTTAA
- a CDS encoding acyl-CoA dehydrogenase family protein — translation MSFRDIDILPDETSRAIIKELEKFTATVMRPAAMELDKSHAPAEVFAETSPLWNVFSSFRGLDLHLTGIPEALGGIGHMDAVTSVMMAERLGYADAGLAIGLTAAGTPFCLAAQLQTPAMEALARNFCQDREGRMIGCRSLGRRRKTPAGGNGTGTAGPSPFLSAREDGSDVILSGKLSGIVNAPIATHGAFEVILSPERTGLAVIPLDQPGITRQTPAVVVSQKSAPRGSLRFEAVRVPGECVITEDNTSLAGIRETFTAGLNLFLSGIYAGTARAALDEALRYAKNRVQGGVPIFEHGNIRLQLFTMFKMVEAARAAALRLAGYQDRQGTAGTWPHTVAARCLAVEAACQVTSDAIQVFGGYGLAREFPLEKFFRDARLGLVENGVNEDLAIEAMLEG, via the coding sequence ATGTCTTTCCGTGATATCGATATTCTTCCGGACGAAACTTCCCGGGCCATCATAAAAGAGCTGGAAAAATTTACCGCCACGGTCATGCGGCCGGCCGCCATGGAACTGGACAAGAGCCATGCCCCAGCCGAAGTGTTCGCCGAAACGTCCCCTCTGTGGAACGTCTTCTCCTCCTTCCGCGGGCTGGACCTTCATCTGACCGGCATCCCCGAAGCCCTGGGCGGCATCGGCCATATGGACGCGGTCACTTCCGTCATGATGGCCGAGCGCCTGGGATACGCCGACGCCGGGCTGGCCATCGGCCTGACCGCGGCCGGGACACCCTTCTGCCTGGCCGCGCAGCTTCAGACTCCAGCCATGGAGGCCCTGGCGCGGAATTTCTGCCAGGACAGGGAAGGCCGGATGATCGGCTGCCGTTCCCTCGGCCGCCGGCGGAAAACACCGGCCGGCGGGAATGGGACCGGAACCGCGGGCCCGAGCCCCTTTCTTTCGGCTCGGGAGGACGGAAGCGATGTTATCCTCTCCGGAAAACTCTCCGGCATCGTCAATGCCCCTATCGCCACCCACGGGGCCTTTGAGGTGATATTATCTCCGGAAAGAACAGGGTTGGCCGTTATCCCGCTTGATCAGCCGGGCATAACCCGCCAGACCCCGGCCGTCGTCGTCAGCCAGAAATCGGCTCCCCGGGGTTCGCTGCGGTTTGAAGCGGTCCGCGTTCCCGGTGAATGTGTCATTACGGAAGACAACACGTCCCTGGCCGGAATCCGCGAAACGTTCACGGCCGGCCTGAATCTTTTCCTGAGCGGAATTTATGCCGGCACGGCCCGCGCCGCCCTGGACGAAGCCCTGCGGTATGCGAAAAACCGGGTGCAGGGAGGCGTTCCCATTTTCGAGCACGGCAACATCCGCCTGCAGCTGTTTACCATGTTCAAGATGGTCGAGGCCGCCCGCGCCGCCGCCCTGCGCCTGGCCGGTTATCAGGACCGTCAGGGCACGGCCGGAACCTGGCCGCACACGGTGGCCGCCCGCTGTCTGGCCGTGGAGGCCGCCTGCCAGGTGACCAGCGACGCCATCCAGGTATTCGGCGGCTACGGTCTGGCCCGGGAATTTCCACTGGAAAAATTTTTTCGGGACGCCCGCCTGGGGCTGGTGGAAAACGGCGTCAACGAGGACCTGGCCATAGAGGCTATGCTTGAGGGTTGA